DNA sequence from the Sphingomonas sp. genome:
TGGAGCAACGGCCTGCGCTTCGTCTCGACCGCGGGCATGGTCCATCAGACACTCGACGAACGCTATGATTCGACCCGGCCGGACGGCCCGCCGACCGCCTATCACCAGACCAATCGGCTGAACTTGCTGTCCGCCGAAAGCCGGCTGTCGCGCTCCGGCCCGGAGGGCACCGGCTGGCTGATCGGCGCCAGCTTCATCTCCAACCGCTCGGAGATTTCGCGCGCATTGGGCGACCCCGACGCGCCCGATCCGATCGCCGGGGTGCGCAACAGCGTCAACGAGATCACCGCATTCGGCGAGGCGACGATCGGCATCCGCGAAGGCATCACCGCAACCTTCGGCGGCCGCCTTACCCACAGTCGTCTGTCCGGCGGGGTGCTCGATGCGCCGATGGCGTTTCTGACGATGCTGCGCGAATTGCGCGCCCAGCGCGACGAGACGGTTTTCCTGCCTTCGTTCGCGCTCGCCGCGCGGGCCAATGACGATCTGCTTCTCTTCGCCCGCTACCAGCAGGGTTTCCGGCCCGGCGGTCTTGCAGTCACGTCGCCCTTCATCGCCCGGCTGGTGAACGGTGCAGTCGTGACGACGGAAGCGATGGAGCCGCTTCCCATCGGCGCGAGCTCGGTCGGCCGTTTCGAGAATGACCGTGTGGCGACGATCGAGGTGGGCGCGCGTCATGGCGTGCCGGGCGCGGGACGCTTCGATCTCGCCGCCGCCTTCGCCTATACGCGCTGGACGGACATCCAGGCCGATATCGTCAATCCGTTCGGCTTCCAGACTACGTCCAATATCGGCGACGGGCGGATCTTCACGCTCGATCTGCAGGTCGGCTGGCGCCCGGTGGCGGGCCTCAATCTCGAGGCGGCGGTCGTGCTCAACGACAGCCTGGTCACCAATCCGGCGCCCAGCATCATCATCACGCCGCGCTCGCCGTTGCCCAATGTCGCACGGGTCAATTTCCATCTGGGCGCGGAATACAGCGCCGAGATCGCGCCGGATGCCGTGCTGCGGCTGTGGAGCTCGGCCCGCTACGCCGGCACGTCGCGACTCGGTATCGGCCCGATTCTCGGCGAGAAGCAGGGCGACTGGCTCGATCTCGGCGCCGGCGCGCGGCTCGAACGCGGCCGCCATGCCCTCACTTTGGGCATGACCAATCTCCTCGATGCCGAAGGCAATCGCTTCGCGATGGGCTCGCCCTTCACGCTGGCGCTGCGCCGCCAGATCACGCCGCTGCGCCCGCGCACGTTGCGGGTCGGCTGGGAAGTGCGCTTCTAGCCTTTCTTAGAAAAATTCGTCCGACCGGTGCGGGTCTCCGTGCACGGCGGCGTCATTGGGGCAGAGAGCGGCGCCCGACTCCCCCCACCCCGCGGCGCCGCTCTCCCCCATTCACGGTCCGAGGAACGATTGTGTCGATGCGTCTTCTGCTTGCCTGCACCTGCCTCACGCCCATCGCCATCTTCGCCAGTGCCGGCCAGGCGGAACGCGTCATCGAGACCAAGATCACCACGCCGGTTTCGACCTCTACCGCCAGCAACGGCGCGCCGGACGACATCAAGATCACCTCCGCCGGCTCGATCGTCCCCACCGGCGGAGTCGCCGTCACGATCGACAGCAACAACAATGTCACCAATCAGGGCACGATCCAGATCACCGATGCCAATGACGCGACCGGAATCCTCGCCAATCCCGGCACGGCCGGCACGATCACCAATTCGGGCAAGATCGTCATCGACGAGACCTACGCGCCCAAGGACACCGACGATGACGGCGATCTCGACGGTCCGTTCGCGCAAGGCGCGCGGCGCTTCGGTATCCGTGTCGCGCCGGGCGGGACGTTCACCGGCAACATCGTCAACGGCGGCGAAATCGCGATTGAAGGCAATCAGTCGGCGGCCATCGCCATCGATGGCCGGCTGAACGGTTCGCTCACCAGCAGCGGTACGATCAACGTGCTGGGCGACGGTTCGGCCGGCATCCGCGCCGAGGACATTACCGGTAATGTGCGGTTGACCGGAACGATCAGCGCGCGCGGGCAAGACGCGGTCGGCGTCGCGCTCGACGGCGATGTCGGCGGCGCCGTCAGCTTTCAGGGCACGGTGACCGCCACGGGCTTCCGCGCCGTTCCGCCGCCCGCAGACACATCGAAGCTCGACGCGGACGATCTGCTTCAGGGCGGCCCGGCGATCCGCATTTCCGGCAATGTCGGCGGCGGCATCATCTTCGAGCGGCGGCCCGACGACAAGGATCCAAAGAACGATGACGAGGACGGCGACGGGATTCCCGATGCGCAGGAAGGCACGGCCAACATCGTTTCGGCGGGCGCGGCGGCGGCAGTCCAGGTCGGCGATACGGCGAACGACATCGCGATCGGGCCGGTTGCGGGCAATGTCAACGGCCACGGTCTCGTCATTGACGGCGTGCTTACCGGCGCCGGCACCTACAAAGGCGTGGACGGCAATGGTCTGGTGATCGGCGGCCTGGGCGGCAACGTGACGATCGCGGGAGGGATGACCGTGGGGGGCACGATCAGTGCCACATCGCCGGATGCCAATGCGACGGCGGTGCGGATCGGCGACGGGGCCAGTGTCGCCGAGATCAGGAACAGCGGCGTGATCTCCGCCACTGGCGCCACGGCGGAGGGCAGGCTTGCCCGGGCGCTTCTGGTCGAAAGCGGCGCCGATGTTTCCACGATCCGCAACAGTGGCCGGATCGAGGCGACCGCCGGCAAGAACGGCGGCGCGGGCGCCATCGTCGACCGCTCCGGCAATGTCGGACTGGTGGAGAATAGCGGCCGCATCCGCGCGACCGGCGCGGAGGCGGGGTCGGGCCGCAATGTCGCGATCGACCTGGCCGCGAACGGTGCCGGCGCGATCGTTCGTCAGACCGCTGCCTCGGGAGCCGCCCCGCCGTCCATCAGTGGCGACATCCTTTTCGGTGCCGGTGACGACCTGCTCGACATCGCCGCCGGCACCGTCGCCGGTACGGCCCGGTTCGGCGAAGGCGCCAATCGGCTTCAGCTCGGCGGCAATGCCGCCTATTCCGGTGCGATCGTCTTCGGTGCGGGCGCGGACCGGGTCACGCTGGGCGGCACCAGCGCCTTTGCCGGCAGCGCCGATTTCGGCGGCGGCGCGGACTTATTGGAAATATCCGGCACGGCCAGCTTCCGAGGCGCGACCTCGAACGGCTCGGGCCTCGCCGTGAACGTCGCGGGCGGCCATTTCGAGGCGACCAATCTCGGCACGGTCTCGCTCGCTTCGCTCAACCTGGGTGCGACCGCGACGCTCGGCGTTGGCATCGACGCCGCGGCGGGCACAGGCACGCTCTATGACGTCGCCGGCGCGGCCACGATCGCCGAAGGGGCGGAGGTGCGCGTCCGTCTCGCCAATGTGAGCGCGTCGGAAGGCCGCTTCGTCTTCCTCCGCGGCGGCGCGCTGACCGGAGGCGACACGCTCGGCCTTGGCGAGGCTTCCCTGCCCTATCTGTTCAAGGGCACGCTGGACGCGGAGACGGCGGGCGAGATTGCGGTCGTGATCGAACGGCGGACCGCCGCCGAGATGGGCTTCAACGGCTCGGAGGCGCGTGCCTATGACGCGATCTTCGCCGCGCTCGACAATGACGGCGACATCGCCGACGCCGTTCTCGCTCTCGGCGACGCGGCGGGCATGCGGTCCACGATCCGCCAGATGCTGCCCGATCATGCCGGCGGCGCGTTCGACACGGTGACGCAGGCCTCGCGCGCCACCGCGCGCTTCCTCGCCGATCCGCACACGCCGATCGCCGACATGGGCGGCTGGGGCTTCTGGCTGCAGCAGGTCGCCTGGGGTTCGTCCAAGAATCTCGGCGACACCGCCGCCTACGATATCGCCGGCTGGGGCACGTCCGCCGGCGCCGAAATCCGGGCCGGCGGGATCGGCAATGTCGGCCTGTCGCTCGCTTATCTCAACGGCGAGGATTCGGACGGCGAGACCGACAATCAGGTGCGCGCCGAGCAATATGAGCTTGCCGCCTATTGGCGCGGACAGTGGGGCGGCTTCCGGGCCTTCGCGCGCGGGTCGGCGGCGATCGTCGATTTCCGGGGGACGCGCACGTTCACCGGCGAGGATGTCAGCCGCACCGCGACCGGCGAGTGGCGCGGGCGGCTCTATTCCGCCGCCGCAGGCATTTCATACGAGCATGGCTTCGGCCGGCTCAGCCTGCGGCCGCTGGCCTCGATCGATTATTATCGCCTGTCCGAGAACGGCTATGCCGAGACCGGCGGCGGCGATGCCTTCAACCTTGTTGTCGATGGGCGCACGAGTGATGAGTTCGCGCTCAATGCGACTCTCACGGCCGGCTATGATTTCGGCCGTCGTGAGACTGGCGCCGGCTGGCTACGAACCGAGCTGGAAGCCGGCCGGCGCCAGATCCTGGGTGGCGCGCTCGGCGCCACGACCGCGCATTTCGACGGAGGCGATCCCTTCACTCTGGTGCCGGAAGACCGCACCGACGGCTGGGTCGGACGGCTGCGCTTGACCGGCGGCCAGGGGCCGTTCTCCCTGGGCGGCGAGGCCAGCGCCGAGGAGCAGCTCGGCAAGGCCGCGATCGCCTTTCGTGTCTCGCTGCGCATGGGGCTGTAGCCTTTTCGCGCGGGCCATGTCCGAAAATCGGGCAAGGAGATATTTCCGCGCCGTCCGTGACGGGCTATCGCAGGTCCATGCGCTGCGCGATCCTTCTTGCCGGCCTCATATTGGCAGGATGCCAGACCCGGCCGATCGAGGCGCCGGACGCTGCCGCCGGCGCGACCTATGCCTGGGCCGGTTTCGATGCCACCGGTGTGCGGCGCAGCGATGCCGCGGGTTTGGCCGAGCGCCGACATGGCCGGCCGGCGACGGCAAGCGATCCGGTGCGCGTCGCGTCGGTGTCCAAGCTGGTGGTGGCGCTGGGCGTTCTGCGGCTGGTCGAGCAGGGCCGGATCGATCTGGATGCGGACATATCCGGCTGGCTCGGCTGGGAATTGCGCAATCCCGCCTTCCCCGAAAGGCTGATCACGCTGCGCATGCTGCTGTCGCATACGTCCGGCCTGCGCGATGCGGGCGAGGCCTATGTCATACCGCTCGGCCGCACGGTGCGCGCCGCGCTCGCCGATCCGCGGGTGTTCGATCCGGACCACGTGCCCGGCACCTATTTCCAATATGCCAATCTCAATTTCCCGGTGATCGCCTCGGCGCTGGAGCGCGCGACCGGCGAACGGTTCGATCGGCTGATCCACGGGCTCGTGATGGAACCGCTGGGACTCGATGCCTGCTTCAACTGGACGATGTGCAGCGACGCCAATGTCGCGCGCGCGGTGACGCTGCATCGCGCCGACGGCAGTATCGCGCTCGACGACCTGCAGGGCGCGCGTCCGGCCTGCCCGGTGTTTCGGGAAACCGAGAATTGCGATCTCGTCGCCTATGAACTGGGCGCGAACGGCGCGCTCTTCTCGCCGCAGGGCGGGTTGCGCGCATCGGTTCTGGATCTGGCGACGATCGGACGGATGCTGCTCAACCGGGGCCGCCACGAAGGGACGCAATTCCTGAGCGAGGCCAGTATCGACGCCATCCTGCGGCCGGCCTGGGTCTTCAACGGATCGAACGGCGACACCGACAATGGCTTCTACTGTTCCTACGGTCTCGCGGTCCAAACCCTGCCCGTGCGCGTGGCGGGCTGCAATGACGACCTGTTCGCGGGGCGCGCCGCCTTGGGCCATGCCGGCGAGGCCTATAATCTACGTTCCGGCCTGTGGATCGATCCGGCCCGCAATGTCGGCATCGCCTATTTCGCGGCCAACAACCCGGCGCCTCAGCCGGCGGGGCGCTCCGCCTTTCGGGCGATCGAGGAATGGCTCGCGGCGAAAATCGGCGATTAGCGATCGAGCCAGGGCGGCAGGCGTTCGTCGCCGATCAGCGCATCGACGTCCCGTCGCGGGCGGATCACCGCCCAGTCGCGTCCGTCGACCAGCACCTCCGGCGCGAGCGGGCGGGAATTGTATGTGCTGCCCATCGTCGCGGCATAGGCGCCGGCGGTGCGGATGATCATCAGGTCGCCCGATTCGACCCGCTCCATGTCGCGCGCGGTCGCGAAGGTGTCGCCGGTCTCGCAGACCGGGCCGACCACGTCGGCCGTCATTCGTTCGGCCCGGGGCGACACCGCCTCGATGCCGTGCCAGGCGTCGTACAGGCTGGGCCGCATCAGATCGTTCATCGCCGCGTCGAGGACCACGAAGGGTTGCAGGGCTCCCGGTTTGACCCGGATCACCTCGGTCAGCAGCACGCCGGCATCGCCGACGATCAGCCGGCCCGGCTCGAAGATCAGCCGCGCGCCCCAACCGCGTGTCGCCCGTTCGACGAGCGCGCCATAATCCGCGATTGTCGGGGGCGGAGGCGACGAAGGATCGTAGCGAATGCCGAGCCCGCCGCCGAGATCGGCGGTGCGGATGTCGTGTCCCCGCGCGCGCAATTCGGCGATCATCGTCCCCACCTTGCCGAACGCCGCCTCCAACGGGGCCAGACTGGTGAGCTGGCTGCCGATATGGACCGCGAGGCCCTGGAGCCGCAGCCCCGGCAGCGCCGCGACGCGGGCGCAGGCGTCGGGGGCATCGTCGATCGCTATGCCGAATTTGTTGTGCGCCGAGCCGGTGGAAATCTTGGCGTGGGAGCCCGCCGTCACATCGGGATTGACCCGGAACGCGACCGGCGCGGTCCGCCCCATCGATGCCGCCACCTCGGACAGCATCTCCGCTTCGGAAAGTGATTCCAGATTGAACTGGCAAAGCCCGCCTGCCAGCGCCTGCGCCATTTCCGCCGCCGTCTTGCCGACGCCGGAAAAGACGATCCGCTCCGGCGTGATGCCCGCCGCCAGCGCACGGCGATACTCGCCGCCGGAGACGACGTCGGCGCCCAGCCCTTCGGCGGCGAGCGTCCGCAGCACGGCGCCGTTCGGATTGGCTTTCACCGCATAGGCGATGAGCGGGTCGGGCAGCGCCGCGAGCGCCTCTTGCAAGGCGTGCGCCTGCGCCCGCATCGCAGTGGCGGAATAAACGAAGACGGGTGTGCCGACCGCTTGCGCGATCAGCGGCAAGGGTACGCCTTCGCAACAGGTCGTCCCGTCCTCGAGATGGAAATGATTCATCCGCCGCGCTCCTGGCGCTCCGTTATCCGTTCCAGGGCGCATAATCGAGAGGGGCGGCCGCGATCGATGTCGCGGCCGCCCCTATTTGGGAACGGAGATCAGAATCTCACTTCGGCCGCGAAAGTGAACGACCGCCCACGCGGATCGGCGACGCGCGGCTCCCAGGAGCTGCCCGCACCGGTATTGCTGTCATAGGTGATCGCGAAGGGCGGATCGCGATCGAAGAGGTTCCGGACGCCCGCGGTCAGCCTCAGGTGACGGAAGCCGGTATAGGAGACCGACAGATTGTAGACGATATAATCGCTTACCCGAATGTTGTAATCGGGTCGCGTCGCCGACGCCGGCAGGGCGAAGTTCCTGTAGCCGTTCCGGAAAATCTGCGTGAGCGTGAAGTTCCAGTCGTCGTTCCACCAGCTGATGAACGCATTGTGCTTCCAACGCAGGCCGAGGTCGCCGGTGAAAGTGAAGATTCCGATCAGATCCGAATAGGGCAAGTTGGGCAGCAGCTTCTCGCGCTTGTCGAGCAGATAGGTGCCGTCGAGTCCGGCGCTGAAGACACCGCCGAGCCCGTCGATCGAACCCCGCAGCGTGAAGTCCAGACCCTCGGTCCGCCGCGAGCCGAAATTCCCCGTCCTGAGATCGACCCCGGTGATGATGCCGTTGGTGCGCACGATCCGATCGGGGAAGGCGGTGATGTTCGCCAGCAATTGCGGAATGGTGATCGAGCCGATCGTGTTGTCCAC
Encoded proteins:
- a CDS encoding TonB-dependent receptor, which codes for MLPAAILVSAASADASARHRLDLPAGRLGDALVALGQQAGISVGVADPALANRRVERLRGRMTAAAALDRLTRGTGARAVAVDGRTWRVVRAPAPQRHASRPARREASPPREAEVEQADIVITASKRAFRLASFPGSVMFVSGEDPMAAAHGRGTEGLVATLPGLNSTHLGTGRNKLFIRGIADSSFNGPTQATVGQYLGETRLNYNTPDPNLHLHDIDRIEVLPGPQGTLYGAGSLGGILRIVPNAPRLGVVQGSVSIGAAFTQHGDPGGEAAAVLNLPIGDALALRVVGYGAREGGYIDDTLRGLDDVNRTDIHGGRARLRAEAGDWTIGLGIAGQRIRGRDGQFADRDAPPLTRASPVAEYYSNDYLLGDIVVERDWSNGLRFVSTAGMVHQTLDERYDSTRPDGPPTAYHQTNRLNLLSAESRLSRSGPEGTGWLIGASFISNRSEISRALGDPDAPDPIAGVRNSVNEITAFGEATIGIREGITATFGGRLTHSRLSGGVLDAPMAFLTMLRELRAQRDETVFLPSFALAARANDDLLLFARYQQGFRPGGLAVTSPFIARLVNGAVVTTEAMEPLPIGASSVGRFENDRVATIEVGARHGVPGAGRFDLAAAFAYTRWTDIQADIVNPFGFQTTSNIGDGRIFTLDLQVGWRPVAGLNLEAAVVLNDSLVTNPAPSIIITPRSPLPNVARVNFHLGAEYSAEIAPDAVLRLWSSARYAGTSRLGIGPILGEKQGDWLDLGAGARLERGRHALTLGMTNLLDAEGNRFAMGSPFTLALRRQITPLRPRTLRVGWEVRF
- a CDS encoding autotransporter domain-containing protein; this translates as MRLLLACTCLTPIAIFASAGQAERVIETKITTPVSTSTASNGAPDDIKITSAGSIVPTGGVAVTIDSNNNVTNQGTIQITDANDATGILANPGTAGTITNSGKIVIDETYAPKDTDDDGDLDGPFAQGARRFGIRVAPGGTFTGNIVNGGEIAIEGNQSAAIAIDGRLNGSLTSSGTINVLGDGSAGIRAEDITGNVRLTGTISARGQDAVGVALDGDVGGAVSFQGTVTATGFRAVPPPADTSKLDADDLLQGGPAIRISGNVGGGIIFERRPDDKDPKNDDEDGDGIPDAQEGTANIVSAGAAAAVQVGDTANDIAIGPVAGNVNGHGLVIDGVLTGAGTYKGVDGNGLVIGGLGGNVTIAGGMTVGGTISATSPDANATAVRIGDGASVAEIRNSGVISATGATAEGRLARALLVESGADVSTIRNSGRIEATAGKNGGAGAIVDRSGNVGLVENSGRIRATGAEAGSGRNVAIDLAANGAGAIVRQTAASGAAPPSISGDILFGAGDDLLDIAAGTVAGTARFGEGANRLQLGGNAAYSGAIVFGAGADRVTLGGTSAFAGSADFGGGADLLEISGTASFRGATSNGSGLAVNVAGGHFEATNLGTVSLASLNLGATATLGVGIDAAAGTGTLYDVAGAATIAEGAEVRVRLANVSASEGRFVFLRGGALTGGDTLGLGEASLPYLFKGTLDAETAGEIAVVIERRTAAEMGFNGSEARAYDAIFAALDNDGDIADAVLALGDAAGMRSTIRQMLPDHAGGAFDTVTQASRATARFLADPHTPIADMGGWGFWLQQVAWGSSKNLGDTAAYDIAGWGTSAGAEIRAGGIGNVGLSLAYLNGEDSDGETDNQVRAEQYELAAYWRGQWGGFRAFARGSAAIVDFRGTRTFTGEDVSRTATGEWRGRLYSAAAGISYEHGFGRLSLRPLASIDYYRLSENGYAETGGGDAFNLVVDGRTSDEFALNATLTAGYDFGRRETGAGWLRTELEAGRRQILGGALGATTAHFDGGDPFTLVPEDRTDGWVGRLRLTGGQGPFSLGGEASAEEQLGKAAIAFRVSLRMGL
- a CDS encoding beta-lactamase family protein translates to MRCAILLAGLILAGCQTRPIEAPDAAAGATYAWAGFDATGVRRSDAAGLAERRHGRPATASDPVRVASVSKLVVALGVLRLVEQGRIDLDADISGWLGWELRNPAFPERLITLRMLLSHTSGLRDAGEAYVIPLGRTVRAALADPRVFDPDHVPGTYFQYANLNFPVIASALERATGERFDRLIHGLVMEPLGLDACFNWTMCSDANVARAVTLHRADGSIALDDLQGARPACPVFRETENCDLVAYELGANGALFSPQGGLRASVLDLATIGRMLLNRGRHEGTQFLSEASIDAILRPAWVFNGSNGDTDNGFYCSYGLAVQTLPVRVAGCNDDLFAGRAALGHAGEAYNLRSGLWIDPARNVGIAYFAANNPAPQPAGRSAFRAIEEWLAAKIGD
- the lysA gene encoding diaminopimelate decarboxylase — its product is MNHFHLEDGTTCCEGVPLPLIAQAVGTPVFVYSATAMRAQAHALQEALAALPDPLIAYAVKANPNGAVLRTLAAEGLGADVVSGGEYRRALAAGITPERIVFSGVGKTAAEMAQALAGGLCQFNLESLSEAEMLSEVAASMGRTAPVAFRVNPDVTAGSHAKISTGSAHNKFGIAIDDAPDACARVAALPGLRLQGLAVHIGSQLTSLAPLEAAFGKVGTMIAELRARGHDIRTADLGGGLGIRYDPSSPPPPTIADYGALVERATRGWGARLIFEPGRLIVGDAGVLLTEVIRVKPGALQPFVVLDAAMNDLMRPSLYDAWHGIEAVSPRAERMTADVVGPVCETGDTFATARDMERVESGDLMIIRTAGAYAATMGSTYNSRPLAPEVLVDGRDWAVIRPRRDVDALIGDERLPPWLDR